A single window of Onychomys torridus chromosome 8, mOncTor1.1, whole genome shotgun sequence DNA harbors:
- the Sec14l5 gene encoding SEC14-like protein 5 codes for MFRGTPHEVAMEIPERGSVITWDFDILRGDVVFSLYHVKQAPKLGPQEPGVRASGQLIDKSWVLGTDYSCVEAPLICREGQSIQGSHVTQWPGIYLLQWQIHSPSESVACSLPGVDDVLTALHSPGPKCKLLYYCEVLASEDFRGSMSSLESCTSRFSQLSATTSYSSSGQSHSGSVVSR; via the exons ATGTTCCGCGGGACCCCCCATGAG GTTGCCATGGAAATTCCAGAACGGGGGTCAGTCATCACCTGGGACTTTGACATCCTCCGAGGAGATGTGGTGTTCAGTCTGTATCATGTAAAGCAGGCCCCCAAGCTCGGTCCCCAGGAGCCTGGGGTTAGAGCCAGTGGGCAGCTAATCGACAAGAGCTGGGTCCTTGGGACAGATTACAGCTGTGTAGAGGCACCCCTCATCTGCCGGGAAGGTCAGAGCATTCAG GGTTCCCACGTGACTCAGTGGCCTGGCATCTACCTGCTCCAGTGGCAGATTCACAGTCCCTCTGAGAGTGTGGCCTGCAGCCTCCCCGGTGTGGATGATGTCCTGACAGCTCTGCACAGTCCTGGCCCCAAGTGTAAGCTCCTGTACTACTGTGAAGTGCTGGCATCTGAAGACTTTAG GGGCTCCATGTCCAGCCTGGAATCCTGCACCAGCCGCTTCTCTCAGCTCAGTGCCACCACCTCTTACTCCTCCTCTGgacagtcccacagtggctcagtgGTGTCCAGATAG